The region AATAAAGCGCCCATAGCTCAGCAGGATAGAGCAACGGTTTCCTAAACCGTAGGTCGGCTGTTCGAATCAGCCTGGGCGCACCAACTCCGTCAACAACTCCCGCAAACGCTTCAAGGCTAGCGCCGGCGTAAGGCTACCGGACGCCAAACAGCTGACATGGTCCGAGGAGTGAGAACGGAGGCTTACCTCGGGGCCTCAATGCGGCCAACTAGCGCGAGCGATAGTCCCTTGCCCGGGCGTGCTGGAGAGCTCGAGCGTTCCGCCGGACGCTTCCGCGATTGCCCTGACGAGAGTCAGCCCCAGCCCCGATCCCTGCTGTTCCAAGACCAGCCGATTGAACTGACGGAACGCTCCTACCTGGGCGATCTCGTCGGCCGTCAGCCCGCGGCCATGGTCCACGACTTCCAGCGCAACCCGTCCCCTAACTGCTCCCAAAGCCACCAGGACTCGCTTGCCCGCGTCGCTGAACTTGAGCGCGTTGTCAACAAGCTCGGACACGATCTTGCCCGCGTACAACGGAGCGAGGGGCAGGTCCACACCCGCTAGGGTGAGATCTAGGTCTTGGTCTCGACCGTGCTCGCGGGCGCGGTCCCGGGCACTGTTGCCCACGTGGTCACCCCCGCAACGGCCAGAGAATGCAAGAGCATCTAGCCCTGCCGTGCCCAGCCGTTTGAGTTCCAGGCCCACGTGCAACAAGTAGTTCTCAACCATCCGGTTCAGGCGTTGTCCGGCCTTGTTGATCGCGGTTGCCATCTCCGCGACCTCTTTGGGTGCCAGTTCATCGCACAAGTCCCGCAGGAGCTCACTCCCTCCAAGGATCACGGTGAGAGGGGTACGGAGTTCGTGCGGAAGCAGGAAAGCCAGGTTGCGTTGGATCTCATCGATTCGCCGGTCCGCGTCACGGCGGGTGGCATCGAGACGTGCAAGCCGGGCCTCCACCGCCTTGACCAAATCCTCGTCAGAAACGGGCTTGGTCAAGTAGTCGTCGGCGCCCATGCTAATTGCGGCTCGGGCGTGATACTCCGCGGGCAATCCGGTCAAGAACAGGAATGGTGTCGAGGCGAAACGTGAGTCTGCCCTAAGCGCCGCAAGTACCGCATATCCGTCCATTCCTGGCATAGTCACGTCGCAGAGCACCAAGTCCGGACGCGCGCGCCGCGCGGCCTCGATGCCCGCGGGGCCACTGGCCGCCTGGATGACGTCGTGGCCAGCCTCGCCAAGAATGTGGGCAAAGACGTTGCCCAGCTGCGTGTCGTCGTCAATGAGCAACAACCGGGCCATTCTGGGCGCCCTCAGTTCCGAAGTATTAGAGCCGATCCCCCTGGCCGTGCCAAGTGCGGCTGTCAGTCTGATCGCGCAGGAGGACTGTGCCCCTATGCCGGCCGAAATCGCGTCACTGAATGCTTGATCTACCCTAGAGAAGTCACCAACGACAGATCCCGACAGGCCGCTGACGTACGACCTTGGCGCCCGGCTGTCCACTCTGCTCGTCGGTCAGTCCAGCACTTCGCGGACCCGACGCGCGAGCATTTCGGCCGTGAATGGCTTTTGAAGGAACGCCATGTCTGCCGCGAGCACGCCATGCAGAACCACGGCGTCATCAGTGTAGCCCGACATGTAGAGGACGCGGACCTCCGGCCGCGAGGCCCGTATCTCCTGAGCCAGCTCTCGTCCACTCATCAGCGGCATGACAACGTCAGTCAGCAGAAGGTGGACAGGAGCGGGGTGGCGCTGGCTGATCTTCAGGGCCTCCACCCCGTGACGGGCCTCGAGGACGGTATATCCGGCGGCTTCGAGGCACTCCCGAACGAAGCCTCGCAGGCTCGCTTCGTCCTCGACGAGCAGGATCGTCTCCGAGCCTCGTGGCAGCTCGCCTTCGGCCGGCGGTGGCGTCTGGGCATCTGCCTCGGGCGCGTCGGCGCGGGGCAGGTAGATCTTGAACGTTGTGCCATTGTCCGGCTCGCTGTAGACCCAGATGTGCCCGCCGCTCTGCTTCACAATCCCGTGCACGGTCGCGAGCCCGAGCCCCGTACCCTTGCCGAGCTCCTTGGTCGTGAAGAACGGCTCGAAGACCCGGGCTTGGACCTCAGGGGTCATGCCGTGGCCGGTGTCGCTGACGGCCAGCATCACATACCGGCCCGGCTCGACGCCCGCGTGACGGCCTGCGTACGTCCGGTCCAGGGCGACGTTGCCGGTCTCGATCGTGAGCCGCCCTCCCCGCGGCATCGCGTCGCGGGCGTTCACGGCCAGGTTCATCAGGACTTGATCCATCTGCCCGGGGTCTGCCCTCACCGGTCCCAGCTGGTCGTCGCACACCGTAAGGAGCTGGATGTCCTCGCCGATCAGCCGCCGCAACATGTTTTCTGTTTCGCCCACCACTGCGTTCAAGTCGAGGATCCGTGGCTGGAGCACCTGTTTTCGACTGAAGGCCAGGAGCTGGCGGGTTAGTCCGGCCGCCCTTTCGGCGGCTTTGACGATGTCGTCGACATACTTCGCGAGACGCGGGTCTGCGGAGACGCTCTTACGCATCAAGCCGGCGTAGCCGGTGATGATGCCGAGCAAGTTGTTGAAGTCGTGCGCGACGCCGCCGGCCAGCCGCCCCATCGACTCCATCTTCTGTGACTGGAGGAGCTGGGCCTCGAGGCTCCGCTTCTCGGTGACGTCGGACACGAGCGCCAGCCACGCCGGCCGGCCCTGGAAGGTGATCGGGCTGGCCGCGATCTCTACCTCAATCACCGAGCCGCCCTTCTTGCGGTGCCTCGTTGAGGAGAGAACTTGATAGGTGGCATCGCCCGTCTTGTCGCGGCTGCGGTCGTAGTCGGTCAACAGGGCGGGAACCTCCTCGGGCACTCGGATTTCCTTGACGGTCATGGCCAGGAACTCGTCTCGCGAGTAGCCGTAGTGCCGCAGGGAGGCGTCATTAACCGCAAGGAAAGCGAAGGTCTCCTGGTCGAAGACGGCCACCGGATGTGGGTTGCTGTCGAAGAGCAGCCTGTATTGCTGCTCGCTTTGCTGTAGCCTGAGCTCGGCGTCCTTCCGCGGCGTCACGTCGGACCACGAACCCACCACCTCGGGCTGCCCCCTCTCGTCAGGGATCAAGACCTGCTCGTCACGGATCCAGCCGTAGGTGCCGTCTTTGTATCGGAAGCGGTACTCCCGGACCACATAGCCCTTCGACAGGAGTATCGGGAGCTGGGCAAGGACGCCCGCGCGATCGGCCGGATGAACGCGCTCGTCCCACCAGTCTGGAGTGGTGACGTCCTCTGGGGTGTATCCGCTGAGGCGCTCGATGTTTTCGCTCGCCCAGGTGGGGATCAACTTCTCGGCTTCGACCCGCAGGGAGTAGAGCACTGCCGGGCTCGAGGAGACGAGGTGATGGAGGCGCTGTTGGGCGTCCCGGAGCGCCGCCGCGACCCGGTTCCGCTCGGTGACGTCGCGCCCGATGGACAGCACATACGCCTTCCCTTCTATCTCGTTCACCGACATTGAGAAGTCCACTTCGACCAGGGCTCCATCGCCGCGGCGGAGGAGGACGTTTTCGTTACGGCCTCCGCCTGAGGCCACCGTCTCCTGGAATTGCCGGACGTTCTCGGGCGTCTCGACCACTGGGAAGGGCGCAAAGTCGGAGATGTGCCGGCCGATCAGCCGGTCGTGGGGGAGGGCGAGGAGCCTCTCCATCTGGTGATTGGCCTCCAAGATCACGCCCTCCTGGTTCAGGACGCAGATTGCGTCCTTGGCCTGTTCCATGAGGGCCCTATACCGTCCTTCCGAGGCGGCGGCGCGATTGAGCGACTGGCCGAGGGCGACGGTCTGGCCAAACTGCAGGGCGAGGGTACGGGCGAAGCCTGTCCAGGCGTTCTCCGAGAGATCATGGCTGTCGGACGCCAGGACCAGCTCCCCAAAGGTCTCGCCGAGGACGACAAAGGGCACGACGAGTGCTGAGGATTGGCCGAGGCGGGCCAGAAAGTCGCGCATGTCCGGATCTGCAGACGCGGTCCCGGCAGAGAAGGCGACCGCGTGCCCTCCCTCTACGATCCGGCGGATGAGCTCGGGATGGCCGAAGCAGACCTCGGCGTCCGCCTTCCGATCCGCCGGGATGCCAAACTGCGCCTGGAGGCGACGGCCGCCGCCCGGATCCGCGAGGTAGAGCAGTCCCGTCGAGAGGCCAGCCGCGTCGAGGCAGTGGACGAGGACGTCCCCGATGATCTGCGTCACGTCTTTCGGCTGCGCTAGCACTTCAGAGAGGCCCCGGATGATCGAGAGCGCTGTGGCCTGGATGGCAGCCTGTCGCAGCAGGACCTCGTTGCGGGCGCTTTGCCGCTCGAGCTGGACTTGCAGCCGCTCCCGGTGGAGGGCGGTGACCCGCGCGTCGCTCACGATCGCGGGGGGAGGTCCGGTCCGGCGAAGATGCTCGTCCAGCGCGGCGGCGGCGTCCCGCAAGTCCGGCGTGCGGACCACAAGCGCGTTAGCTCCCATCTTCCGGGCCAGATCCCGGTCCGCTTCGTCCACGTAAGCCGATGAGACGAGGACGATCGGAATGGCGGCGAGAACAGGTTCACGGCGGGCCTCGCCGCAGAACGTGAAGCCGTCCATCGATGGCATCATCACATCCGCGAGAATGGCATCCGGCGGCCGGCGTCGGGCCAGCTCGAGGCCCTCCGCGCCCCCCGCCGCCATCTCCACCTCGTACCCCGCTTGCTTGAGGCGGAAGGAGGCGAGCTTGCGGTTCAAGAGCTCGTCGTCGACGACCAGGACGCGCCTGCCCGAAGCTTGGCCCTCGGGGGCTGACAGCTGGGAGCGAACGACCTCGAGTAACCGCGAGGGCTCCACCGGCTTGGCGAGGAACTGGGTGGAGACGCCGCTCACTGCCTGCAGCTCCTCCAGGCGAGACACCATGCCGGTAACGACGATGGCTGGGAGCTCTGGGGCGGCTGTGCGGCTCCGGATCTCGGCCAGGAGCCGGAGACCGTCCGTGTCCGGCAGCACAAAATCCAGAACGAGCAGGTCGGGGCGGCGAGCGGCGGACGCTTCCAGGGCGGCGCGGCCATCTGCCGTGTCGACGACGTCGTAGCCCTCGGCCTCCAGGGCGAACCGCAGCATCTTGCGGGTGATTGGGTTGTCTTCCACGAGCAGGATGGTGGGGGAGGTCATGCTGAGGGCACACTCCCCCCCCCCGCGAGGTAGCCCGCGACTACTCCGGGCAGCGCCCGAGTGTCGATGGGCTTGGCGATGTAGCCGTCGCAGCCGGCGGCCCGAGCCTTTTCCTCGTCACCCTTCATCGCGTAGGCAGTGAGGGCAAGAATGACGACGCCGCTCCTTGCCGGATCGGCCTTGAGCCGCCGCGTCAGCTCAAAGCCGTCCATGCCGGGCAGTT is a window of Vicinamibacteria bacterium DNA encoding:
- a CDS encoding response regulator, translating into MTSPTILLVEDNPITRKMLRFALEAEGYDVVDTADGRAALEASAARRPDLLVLDFVLPDTDGLRLLAEIRSRTAAPELPAIVVTGMVSRLEELQAVSGVSTQFLAKPVEPSRLLEVVRSQLSAPEGQASGRRVLVVDDELLNRKLASFRLKQAGYEVEMAAGGAEGLELARRRPPDAILADVMMPSMDGFTFCGEARREPVLAAIPIVLVSSAYVDEADRDLARKMGANALVVRTPDLRDAAAALDEHLRRTGPPPAIVSDARVTALHRERLQVQLERQSARNEVLLRQAAIQATALSIIRGLSEVLAQPKDVTQIIGDVLVHCLDAAGLSTGLLYLADPGGGRRLQAQFGIPADRKADAEVCFGHPELIRRIVEGGHAVAFSAGTASADPDMRDFLARLGQSSALVVPFVVLGETFGELVLASDSHDLSENAWTGFARTLALQFGQTVALGQSLNRAAASEGRYRALMEQAKDAICVLNQEGVILEANHQMERLLALPHDRLIGRHISDFAPFPVVETPENVRQFQETVASGGGRNENVLLRRGDGALVEVDFSMSVNEIEGKAYVLSIGRDVTERNRVAAALRDAQQRLHHLVSSSPAVLYSLRVEAEKLIPTWASENIERLSGYTPEDVTTPDWWDERVHPADRAGVLAQLPILLSKGYVVREYRFRYKDGTYGWIRDEQVLIPDERGQPEVVGSWSDVTPRKDAELRLQQSEQQYRLLFDSNPHPVAVFDQETFAFLAVNDASLRHYGYSRDEFLAMTVKEIRVPEEVPALLTDYDRSRDKTGDATYQVLSSTRHRKKGGSVIEVEIAASPITFQGRPAWLALVSDVTEKRSLEAQLLQSQKMESMGRLAGGVAHDFNNLLGIITGYAGLMRKSVSADPRLAKYVDDIVKAAERAAGLTRQLLAFSRKQVLQPRILDLNAVVGETENMLRRLIGEDIQLLTVCDDQLGPVRADPGQMDQVLMNLAVNARDAMPRGGRLTIETGNVALDRTYAGRHAGVEPGRYVMLAVSDTGHGMTPEVQARVFEPFFTTKELGKGTGLGLATVHGIVKQSGGHIWVYSEPDNGTTFKIYLPRADAPEADAQTPPPAEGELPRGSETILLVEDEASLRGFVRECLEAAGYTVLEARHGVEALKISQRHPAPVHLLLTDVVMPLMSGRELAQEIRASRPEVRVLYMSGYTDDAVVLHGVLAADMAFLQKPFTAEMLARRVREVLD
- a CDS encoding response regulator: MARLLLIDDDTQLGNVFAHILGEAGHDVIQAASGPAGIEAARRARPDLVLCDVTMPGMDGYAVLAALRADSRFASTPFLFLTGLPAEYHARAAISMGADDYLTKPVSDEDLVKAVEARLARLDATRRDADRRIDEIQRNLAFLLPHELRTPLTVILGGSELLRDLCDELAPKEVAEMATAINKAGQRLNRMVENYLLHVGLELKRLGTAGLDALAFSGRCGGDHVGNSARDRAREHGRDQDLDLTLAGVDLPLAPLYAGKIVSELVDNALKFSDAGKRVLVALGAVRGRVALEVVDHGRGLTADEIAQVGAFRQFNRLVLEQQGSGLGLTLVRAIAEASGGTLELSSTPGQGTIARASWPH
- a CDS encoding response regulator, whose product is MAGEPILIVDDNPANLKLARVVLSREGYEVRTAADAEDALVALRTFRPRLILMDLQLPGMDGFELTRRLKADPARSGVVILALTAYAMKGDEEKARAAGCDGYIAKPIDTRALPGVVAGYLAGGGSVPSA